Proteins from a single region of Desulfobacter postgatei 2ac9:
- a CDS encoding DUF4160 domain-containing protein has translation MPSLKRFDNCRVVMYRNDHPPPHVHVKLHDGRDCMVDIQTLEIKGRIAEREIQPTLAWISVKQAYLLDEWRRCNP, from the coding sequence ATGCCGAGCCTGAAACGATTCGATAATTGTCGGGTAGTGATGTACCGAAACGACCATCCCCCACCCCATGTCCATGTAAAATTGCATGATGGGCGAGATTGCATGGTCGATATCCAAACATTGGAAATCAAAGGCCGGATAGCTGAACGGGAAATCCAGCCAACGTTGGCCTGGATTTCCGTAAAACAAGCGTACTTGCTCGACGAATGGCGGAGGTGTAACCCATGA
- a CDS encoding DUF2442 domain-containing protein, whose translation MNEYFFPKLQAVEALTAYRLRTTWSTGEVLDVDVESILSKHTDLQPILDPEVFIRVHIGEWGNSVEWFDEEFGADNVYAWAKEQAGAVSHEMFNEWIYRNDLSLSTAAEALGISRRMVSYYRTAHKAIPRTIWLACLGWEATKPRARALPRVLPTAKQYAALHE comes from the coding sequence ATGAATGAGTATTTTTTTCCTAAATTGCAGGCTGTTGAGGCTCTAACGGCTTACCGCCTGCGTACCACCTGGAGTACTGGTGAAGTCCTGGATGTCGATGTCGAATCCATCCTGAGCAAACATACCGATCTCCAGCCCATCCTCGACCCCGAGGTATTCATCCGTGTCCACATTGGTGAATGGGGCAACAGCGTCGAATGGTTCGACGAAGAGTTTGGCGCCGATAACGTTTACGCCTGGGCCAAAGAACAAGCCGGCGCGGTGAGCCACGAGATGTTCAATGAGTGGATATACCGAAACGATCTGTCGCTCTCCACCGCGGCTGAAGCCCTGGGAATCAGCCGTCGAATGGTCAGCTATTACCGCACAGCGCACAAAGCCATTCCGCGCACTATCTGGTTGGCCTGCCTGGGATGGGAAGCCACCAAACCCCGGGCTCGCGCCCTGCCCCGAGTTTTACCGACTGCAAAGCAATACGCGGCACTTCACGAATAA